The following nucleotide sequence is from Barnesiella viscericola DSM 18177.
TTCAAGATTCTGCACCTGCCCGGCGGCAGCCTGCTGCTGTCGATCGGTATGGGTACCGAGGTGCTCATGTTTATCCTCTCGGCCTTCGACACCCCGCCCAAGACCTATCACTGGGAAGAGGTATTCCCCGTGCTGAACAGCAAAAACCCCGAGGACCGTCCCGACTTCTCGGGCGGTGGCGGTACCGTCATCATCGGCGGTAACGGAAAGGGAGGCAACGGCGGAAACGGCGGCGGGAACTACCCCGACGTATCGGCCTCGGAGGCCAAGCGGGCCGTAGGCATTCCCGAAGGGCTCAACCTGAGCGAAGCCGATACCCAGAGCCTCACCGACAGTATCCAGAAGATGTCGGCAGCCGCCGACCAGCTCTCGCGCATGGCCGAGCTCACCGACGCTACCCAGCAATACCTCACCCAACTCTCGGGCATTGCCGAGCAGATGGACCGGTTGCGCCAGACGACCGAAAGCCTCACCAACGTGTCGAACACCCTGTTGCAGTCCTACCGCAACATCACCGAGAACTCGGAGGGCATCTCGGACACCTCGCAAGGCTACGTCACCGGTATGGAGACGCTCAACCGCAACATCAACGGGTTGAACACCATCTACGAAATCCAGTTGAAGAGCATCAGTTCGCAAATCGACAACATCGACCGCGTAAACACCGGTCTGCGCAATATCCGCGACATGTACGAACGCTCGGCATCGGACAGCACACGCTACTGCCAGGAGGCCGAAAAGATGACCCAATACATACAACAACTCAACTCGGTGTACGAAAAGATGATCACCGCCATGACCATCAACATGTACCGGCCCATGGGAGGCGCTCCCGCACCCGACCTCGCCGAGAAACCGAAAGAAGACCCCAAACAAAAGTAACCACACATGGCATCGAATAACAACAGACTTTCACCCCGGCAGAAGATGATAAACCTCATGTATATCGTCCTCACTGCCATGCTGGCCCTCAACGTGTCGTCCGATGTGCTCAACGGATTCAAGCAGGTTGAAGACGGACTGGAAAGATCTACTTCGAATGCTTCGCTCCAAAACGACGCCCTTTACCAGAAACTGGCCGCCTTCAACAGTCAGAACCCCGAGAAGGGTGGCCAGTGGTACAAGAAATCGCTCGATGTCAAGCGAGAGACCTCCCAGTTGTACAACTATATCGATTCGCTCAAAACCCTCATCGTCAAGAAGGCCGACGGGAAAGATGGCGACGTGAACAACATCGAACGGCAGGACGACCTCGAAGCCGCCTCCTACATCATGCTCTCGCCCGCCCAACGGCAAGGGGCCAAACTGAGAAAGATGATCGACGAATACCGTACCCTCATCAGCGGGTTCATGACCGACTCGGTAAAACGGGCCACCATCGAGAACTACCTCTCGACCTCGATTCATTCGAGAAACGCCCGGGTACACACCCCCTCGCTGTGGGAGACCACCATGTTTGAAAACATGCCGGTCATCGCCGCCGTAACCATTCTCACCAAGATACAGAGCGACGTGCGGTATGCCGAGAGCGAAGCCCTGCACACCCTCATCAACAACATCGACGAGGGCGACGTGCGTGTGAACCAGCTCAACGCCTTCGTAATCCCCAACTCCAAAAACATCATGCGGGGCGGGAAATACAGCGCCAACATCGTACTGGCCGCCATCGATACCACGCAACGTCCAGCCATCTACATCAACGGTAAACGTCTGCCCGACGAGAACAAAGGCCTTTACGAGACCTATTGCGGCAGTACCGGTATCTTCGACTTCCAGGGCTACCTCGAAGTGCCCCGGGGCGACGGCTCCATGACACGTCACGAATTTTCGTCGTCCTACACCGTAGTCGAGCCCAGCGCCACCATATCGGCCACCTTGATGAACGTGCTCTATGCCGGTATCGGCAACCCCATCAGCATATCGGTACCCGGTATTCCCAACCACGCCATTCAGGCCACAATGACCAACGGTACCCTCACCCGCCAGGGTGACAACTGGATTGCCAAACCGGCCAAGGTGGGACAGAACGCCGTGATTACCGTAACGGCCACCATGGACGGCCGGTCGCAAACCGTAGCCAACACTCAGTTCCGGGTGCGTCAGCTCCCCGACCCCATGCCCTACATCGCCTACAAGGACGACAAGGGTTACGAACAGAAATACAAGGGCGGGAAGCCCTTCCCCAAGACCCGGCTCCTCGCCGCCCCCGGCATACAGGCTGCCATCGACGACGACCTGCTGAACGTGTCGTACCGGGTATTGCGGTTCGAGACCGTCTTCTTCGACTCGATGGGAAATGCAATCCCCGAGGTTTCCGACGGGGCCAACTTCTCCCAACGGCAGAAAAACTCCTTCCGCCGCCTCTCGCGGGGCAAGCGGTTCTACATATCGAGAGTGCGGGCCGTGGGTCCCGACGGGATAGAACGCGACCTCTCGCCTATCGAAGTAATTGTAAACTAAGGCTAATCACATGACTATGACATACCATTCAGCACATATGAATATCCTGATAAAAAGCTGCCTCACCCTCGGACTGCTCTTCGCGGTCATGGGCGGGCATGCACAAGTTGTAAAAAAGAGCGAGAGCGACAACGCCAAGAAGGGTAACACCCAACTTAGCGTACGGGCCCAGTCGCTCTACGACACCCAGGGTGCATCGGACGCCGACATTCCCTGGATGCGGGTCATCTACCGGCAAATCGACCTCACCAAAGAGAAGAATCTGCCGCTCTACTATCCCGAGGAGTCGACCGAAAGTCAGGAGAATCTTTTCAGAATCATCATGAAACTGCTGGCCAACAACCAGATTCCGGCATACGAATACCTCGACGGCCGCGAAATCTTTACCGACGAATATCGCATCAAGGTGCGCGAGATGTTCGACCGCTTCCACATTCTCTATGCCGAAGCCAAAGGCTACTCCGAGAAGAATCCCCGCTTTACCATTGAAGAGAGCGATATTCCCGCCAACGAGATACTCTCGTACTACATTCTGGAAAAATGGATTTTCGACCGCCGCACCTCGCAAATGAAACCCTCGATCGAAGCCCTCTGCCCGGTATTGCACCGCACAGGCGACTTTGGCGGCGAGCCGGTCAAATACCCCATGTTCTGGGTGAAATACAACGACATTCGCCCCTACATCGCCCGCCAGTATATCCTGGCCAGCAACGAGAACAACATCGCACAATACAACTACGACGACTACTTCAAGATGCGTATGTACGACGGCGAAATCTACAAGACCCAGAACCTGCGCAACCAGTCGCTCATGCAGATGTATCCCAACGACTCCATCAGGAAGCAGGCTCAGGACAGCATCGAACGGCAGCTGAAAAACTTTAACGAAA
It contains:
- the porL gene encoding type IX secretion system motor protein PorL/GldL, producing the protein MGKYKRYKNRIEKFLSSDKGQRFFNFAYSIGAAVVIWGALFKILHLPGGSLLLSIGMGTEVLMFILSAFDTPPKTYHWEEVFPVLNSKNPEDRPDFSGGGGTVIIGGNGKGGNGGNGGGNYPDVSASEAKRAVGIPEGLNLSEADTQSLTDSIQKMSAAADQLSRMAELTDATQQYLTQLSGIAEQMDRLRQTTESLTNVSNTLLQSYRNITENSEGISDTSQGYVTGMETLNRNINGLNTIYEIQLKSISSQIDNIDRVNTGLRNIRDMYERSASDSTRYCQEAEKMTQYIQQLNSVYEKMITAMTINMYRPMGGAPAPDLAEKPKEDPKQK
- the porN gene encoding type IX secretion system ring subunit PorN/GldN — protein: MNILIKSCLTLGLLFAVMGGHAQVVKKSESDNAKKGNTQLSVRAQSLYDTQGASDADIPWMRVIYRQIDLTKEKNLPLYYPEESTESQENLFRIIMKLLANNQIPAYEYLDGREIFTDEYRIKVREMFDRFHILYAEAKGYSEKNPRFTIEESDIPANEILSYYILEKWIFDRRTSQMKPSIEALCPVLHRTGDFGGEPVKYPMFWVKYNDIRPYIARQYILASNENNIAQYNYDDYFKMRMYDGEIYKTQNLRNQSLMQMYPNDSIRKQAQDSIERQLKNFNENLWVPTPEELAKAKEAQEAKEAKDNGDEVTAKEEDKEVKSTSRSARAKRQKEAKVKKQKQPKQQKAASAPVRSVRRTR
- the porM gene encoding type IX secretion system motor protein PorM/GldM, with protein sequence MASNNNRLSPRQKMINLMYIVLTAMLALNVSSDVLNGFKQVEDGLERSTSNASLQNDALYQKLAAFNSQNPEKGGQWYKKSLDVKRETSQLYNYIDSLKTLIVKKADGKDGDVNNIERQDDLEAASYIMLSPAQRQGAKLRKMIDEYRTLISGFMTDSVKRATIENYLSTSIHSRNARVHTPSLWETTMFENMPVIAAVTILTKIQSDVRYAESEALHTLINNIDEGDVRVNQLNAFVIPNSKNIMRGGKYSANIVLAAIDTTQRPAIYINGKRLPDENKGLYETYCGSTGIFDFQGYLEVPRGDGSMTRHEFSSSYTVVEPSATISATLMNVLYAGIGNPISISVPGIPNHAIQATMTNGTLTRQGDNWIAKPAKVGQNAVITVTATMDGRSQTVANTQFRVRQLPDPMPYIAYKDDKGYEQKYKGGKPFPKTRLLAAPGIQAAIDDDLLNVSYRVLRFETVFFDSMGNAIPEVSDGANFSQRQKNSFRRLSRGKRFYISRVRAVGPDGIERDLSPIEVIVN